TAAGCAACAGGTATGATTAATGTAATCTCTCGTGCCTTCGTAATACGTCGCTCTGGGTACAAAGAATGGAAACTCCTCCGCGTTCGAATAACGCCTCGCTAGATATAATGCTATAATAATATGCGCCAGTAGCCCCCAACTTCCCTGTATGGTATCCAGTGTATTATATGAAATAGCCCGCATAGATCCATCATTCCCGTCACCAACATATGGCATCTCTCCAAACACATGCGCTCCAGCGAATATGGTTATAATCCAAAAAAGCGGATGTTGCTCGAGGGATATATCACAAGAGGACGTTCATTGAAGCGAAGGGGGGTGGTATATGCGATGGATCCAAGCAAATACTGgtcatttctttttatcGGATCCGGCTTTCGCTGCGTCGGCTAATTTCAAACACCAGGAGTTAGTGAATGATAGACGAACAGAATGATGCTGTCGGCGGATTGTGTCTCACCGGTAGACAGAGTGGAAAATACTTACCATTTGCTTGTTTCCTTCGCATGATCTCGGCATCCGACTCCTTTTTCTGCTGGTACTGCGTCCCGGACAAACTGTTGGCTGTTTTCTAGACATGGTGTTAGTGAACACCCGACAGTGGAGATCCGTAGTAGTGGGATGTAATTCTGTATAACAAATATCATTTACCttctttgctgcttttttCTGGTTCTTGATGCGATCTTGGTCTCTCTGGTTTCCGCGGGTCATCTTGATCGATgttggattttttttttgtcttggctccttctcttttgtttgtgactatataattatttttatttatttatatatattattggTTCCTTGTCTGCGGAAGCTGCTGGGATGGGGATGAGGAAAAGGGGGGCGCTTAAAAAATGAcggtaaaaaaaaaagtttgCTTTTAGGAACTTCCAATACTATTTAATCTTATCGAGTAGGACTTTTTAAAAGTACAAGGGTCATGGAAGGTTCCGCCGGTATCCATTTAATCCTATTTTAACCAACAGTCTGCAAAGCCACCAAGTCAACATTGCTAGTAGCCAATATTCCTTCGAAATGTATTTTATTCAACCTGTAAAATTACTTTGGCTCGGAGGATTGGCCTTTACAGAGGAGATATTCCGATTCGCATGAcccttttatatatattttaaaaaagaaaaaaatttGATATATACTTATATACTATGTGTAACTGCCTGGTTTTCCCTTGAATGGCGGCCCAGTATATCTCACTCAGCATCAACCCAATTCCatctgttgaaggaggtTCACGATAGACTCCCAGGCCACTGTGACGTGCGAATATTTATCCCGGGCTTCCTgagcttctagaagcatGCTTATAGCCTTGTCTGCGCCACACCATTCCGACAGTGTCCCGATAGATGTCAGAGTGTTCTCGTGGAAAGGCCCAAGTACTTCCTCGTTATTCGTCGTCTCGACCAACAACTGGATTGCCTCTGCTTCTCGGCCATGACGGTTTAGGATTACTGCCACAGAGTATTTGCATTTCAATGTGAGAGAATGGCGCTGACCTAGCTTTTGAATGCTTTCTTTGAACAGTTCCCTCTCGAGAATTTCGGACTCTCTCACGAGTCCCTTGTTCCAATATATCGTTGCCAGTCTATCTTTTCTGGCCAGCATATCATATGGGACCGAATCCTGttttccagctctttctAATATCTGTATGAGTAGTCCCTATGCCTTGTCCCATTCTCTAATCTCTGTATAAATGCCTGCCAAGTTGCTCTTGCTTTGGAGGCACAGGGAATGATTCGGCCCTAGAGCGCTCTCGATTGTCCGAATAGTTTCGATGCTCAAgtcttctgctttttggaATTCTCCTTGAGCTCTATACAACTGAGCCATGGTGCCAGCGCTCAGCCAAGTTACTTGGTGCCCCGAGCCATAATTttttctccaactccaggAACGTCGTATCAGAACCTCTGCgctttccattttccctAGGTCAAGGTAGAGAGCCCCTAGGCTAGCCATAGCGCCGATCGTGCTGTCATGTTCCTCCCCAAAGTTGgactttctctcttctaaAACTTCCACTCTCAGAGTCTCTGCCTCTTGGAGTCGGCCAAGGTACTCATAGGCCGAGGCTAGGTTTGCCATACTAGTCAAAGTAAGATTGTGGCGTGGCCCCAGCagctttttccttgtttcgaCAATATACATATCCAATGCTTCTGCCTCCGACCACCTTCCCTGGTTTTGATATGTCGATGCCAGGCTAGCCATACTCTCCAAGGTCTCTGGATGATCCCTACCAAAGTactgctttttctcctccaatATCAGAATATCTAGTTCCTCGGCCTCATTACAGCGGCCCTGTGACCACAGGCAATAAGCTATACCTTCTTGAAGATGcaacctcctcttcttcaagccctcTCCATGCAGTTCTGGAATAAACCTGAGGGTTGACTGGGCATGAGGCAGATAAGCTCCGCAAATACTCCAATTCTCGAAATTGGCACCAGGGAACGCTCCAGCAAGATATCCATAGCCTgaatggccttctcctcaaaGTCGTCCTTGATTATCAGCCATTTACGTAACACTAGTTGCACCAACCGATGCAACGAAAAGCTGTCTTTGTCCCTGCTAGGGGTTATAAGGGAGAGTGTCTTCAATGTGCCTAGGGTCTTGACGAGATCCAGTGCCTTCTTTAATTGTTTTTGAAGTAAACTCTTAGGAATATGAGAGTGGTCAAGGAAAGCAGGCAGCGATAAGACCCCAATGACTTTGGTGTCTCGCTCTTTAATGTGGTTGATGGAGACCATTAACGTCGTAGCAAGGGCATTTGAGACCTCCGTATCCCTCCCTAAAGTTTCAAATGGTTCGCATAGTAAATCCATCCGAGTTTCGTCGCTGTCATTGTATAACTCGATATATTCACCCACCGTTAGTGCGTTCTCCTGTATGAAAGACATAGCTTGTACTATAGCAAGCGGCAGATGCTCTAGTAATTCAGCAAGTTCGTCTACTTCGGAGTCCTCAGGACACTGTTCAGTCGCAGTAGACTTGATAAGGGATGCTGACTCTGCCTCCGTCATAGAGACGACCTCAATAAGATTTTGCGCGCAACTTTTGGTGAATCTAACTCCTGTCACACGATCTCGAGTTGTGATGATAATTGAGCCATGGGGGCAATCAGGGAGGTAATCCAAGATTGACTGATGCTTATGTGCTTGCGTTGCTGTTCCTAACTTGCCTCCTTTGATACTGCCCTCTGAAGTGAGCAACGAGGCTTCGTCCGCATTATCGGTAATGAGTAGCCACTCATGATGCTGCTTCTCTAGACACTCTCTCACACGCATCGGTCTGTCAGAATCTCGATTATCTACTTCAGGAAAAACGCCACATGCGTCAAGAAGATCACAGTATCCTTGTTTAAATCGGTCGATACTGCTGGCGTGGACCCAAAATACAGATTCCTCGGGGTGCTCTGTAGTAAATCGGTAGGCAAATTCGATAGCTACATGTGACTTGCTGTTGCAGTTAGTCTGACGTTCAGGGATCGTGTTATACAGGAACTAACCCAACACCCGCCAAGTCCATATAGGGCAATTCGGTTATGAAGCATTCTGAATGAAGCAAGACAGACTCCCAGACTCTCAAGGATAGGGCCCCCCGCCAACAAATCCAGAGTTGCGCGAGTACGGTAGAATGACTATCGCAAAGATCCGGTATTAGCAGCCGCCGCGAATTCTTGCATGATTAACATACAAAAGTTCGCGTTAACTTTTTCTGCAACATATGTCGACCCTAAAGTACTGAAGCTTCTTAACGACGGCCCAGTTACTGATGCGGCAAGTTCGACAATCAGCGAAGAGACACGTCtatagtcatcatcatcttcgctCGCTAATCTGCAAATAGATTCGTGATCAGCGTCCAAAGCCACTACCATCTCACGAGAATCAGGCAGACCAAGAGTTGCTGATCTCATTTCCACTATCTTATTACAGATCAGCAGTGTCCAAATATTACATAGCACGAGGTAGCAAACACACTAGTCCAAAGTTTTTTAACGGTAAGGTCTTGCAGAAATTTAGATATCGGTACTTTTCAAGTAACTGTTGAAAATTCGACGATATTTCCCTGGCATACAAGTCGTCGCTTTTGAAAGCATTCATAAAAGTATTCTTCGGATGCCTTAAGATAGCTCTCACAATTTTAGCGAATACGTCCCCTATAGGTGCTAAGCGTGATCCTTGATGAAAGGTCCCAAAAAACGTTATGCCAATCGTTGATGCACCGATAGTTTCATATGACATACCAAGTCTCGCTTGCACAAGCGACTGTTGGTGTCAGCTTTAGCGTGGGCTGTAATTTGACATGGATTGAATACCTCCTTGACTACAATTCCCCCTAGACTATGAAAAATATATAAGATAGGCCGACATTCACAGGTCTTTCTCTCTAGACCTAGTTGAATAAGAAGATTTTGCGCCTGCTCTCGCAcgccagctgaagaagactCAATGCTAACATTGGACTTATAACCGAAGAGCATTGTCCTGGCACGTGGAAGCTTGTTAGGGAGGAAATCCTCAAGCCACAATTTCCCATTGGACTCCCAAGTCCTCTCCGCATGGTTTACCTTGTTTTTAGGGTTAAGGCCATGGACTGCAACGACACTAACTGTTGTGTGAGCTATCTATTCGCTTGTTTTTGACCATGATTTCCTACTCAATATTTGGCTTGTTGCCAGGGACCAGAGTACGGAGAAAGTTTCTCGACTAGTAAACTATCAGATCGGGGAAAGGGCTTCGTTGACGACTGCAGAGCGCATCTTGTGGGAACATACCATAGTAGTACTGTGCAGCAGCGCTCATTTGAGAGGACTAGTGCACACGGAGAGTGAGGAGCGAGGGAGCCACCCCCGGATTATGAGGAGGATAATCTCTTTATGAACAAGATCAGGTATTAGATTAGACAACTCCCAGATCGAATGGATTGGTTCAAGGTTAGAACGAGCTATCCAGGTATATGTGCAGTGCCACCACTTGGGCGGTTAGATCGGGTGGGCGATTGGGTGAACAAATAGTGCTCTAATGCACCTGTGGAAGATGCACCCTGCATAATCTTAACGATGATCCCATAAGGTAGTGGAGTAGTCctaaaaataaagaatggAGTGGGCGCTTAACCCTAGATTATATTTTCTAGTCAGCTCAGTGACGGGACCCAATGAGTCGCATGCCGAGCAGGGAAGGGTAAATTTACCATGATGCTCGAAGTTCAAGCTGGATGGGAAGCGCCCGCGATCAAAgccaatctccttctcaggCCTGGGACTCTGTAAGTACGGCAAATATCGAGCGAATATGTAAGTCAATGATTGTGTTTTCCGTATGTATAAGGCAGCGCTAAAGAAATCTCCTGTAAACACCAACCAAAATCCACGGTAGCGCCGATTAGTCGCTGTTGAAAAGTTAATGAAACACCGAGCTGCGATgggagacaaagaaatcgcAACAATTTGCGCCAGGATAAAGATGAATGGGTATTGTCGCTCGATAGAACATTGAGCGTGTTTCAGGCCCGACTCCTGCCTATTGTACCTATTGTCGCTGTCTGACAATACGCTTGGGGTTCTTTCCCGACATTTTGTGGCGCGCCAGGACTCATCAACAAGGCTCCGGGGGCAATGTCCTGGTTGAGTTATGTTGATCTAATTTCTTCTTTAACCCTCAGGTTaaccttgaccttgtcgctctttctttctctacccCCTTCAGTATCCGAAAACAGTCCGCTGCTGGTCAGTCCTTAGAGTCGCGTTCCCACCTTCCTTATTATCAgtttctctcttcaacctcactcGAGTACCATTTTTCGAATACATTGCTATAAGGATCCTGGAATAGCTTTGCATAAGTTTGGACGGGCAGGTACAGGCGTATTGTCTTCATTATAAAACCGCACTCATGATGGCTTCATTGAAAGAATCCTTGGCAGGTCCAGGTTTTGTGATTCTTAATGCGATTCGGGTCTTGAACATAATCGCCTTGTTAGACATCATCGCTGCGTGCGCGGTGATGCTGGTGAAAATCTCGCTGCTGagcagcttctttttcttccaggCGGCATCTCACGTCATGACCGCCGGAGTTAGCTGTAAGTGATTGCGGCGCCCTTGTTAACAAGCTTCTTGGTCAGATTGTTAAATGATTATGATGACAGTAATCCTTATAATCTCGGAGCTCCCTTTCTTCCGCGGTTATTTTGATCACAACTGGCCCCTGTTGGGTCAGGATTCTGGGTTTATCACCCTGGCACTCGCGATGCTGATACTTGGAGTCTGTATTTTGGGTGACTTAAATACGGAGGCTACAAGCCAGGAGTCCCTGGGAACCTCGTTCTGGCAAATTGTTCTCTCTGCCGGGATATTGGCTATGGTTATGAGCGCTATTAACCTGGTCGCGGTAAGCTTTCTTCACTGGATGTGGCATAGGACTTACACTGACCGAAGCCAATGGAATTGCAGAGCTTTGTCTTCGCTGACAGCAGTAGCGGTGTCACTGCACGCCATGTCCGGGTGTATGGAGCAGTTGCACCACAGAAAGTGGTCAAGCGAACTGACAGCCAACGGTCGTTTCAGCTCTGCATGAAGCGAGAAGATACGCTGCCAAAGTACAGTACAGAGTCGACCCCAAGGAGACAATCTGCCATGCCTCGATTTCCACTGAAAATAAATGGACTAGTGAACACGGATGACGCAGCGTCATCAAAATATTCAAGAGATTCATCAGGAGTTGCTATCCCCGACTTAGCCCATCATCCGGCGATGCAGTCTGGGCATGTTTAATCCCTTTAGGCCAGATGACTAAAACCTTTCGTTAAGCGGATGAATGATACCTTTgcattttttttataaagCGTGGATTGTTTTTAAGAAATCAGCGACTGAGATCATTTGGAATATCATGCGTTCTATACTGCTTCTTCGTTTTTTCAAAGTGTTCCTCATAGCTTGCTAGTGCTGTACCTTTCGGGGTTCATGATGTTGTAGCAATGAAATGATAAGAACCATGCGAACACGTTAGAACTTACGCAACATGTGTAGGTATGGATATGACTACACCGTTCTGTCCATAGTATGAGGTACGTCCAAAGTACAAGTTTCAATGTGTATACTACCTACTACTTTACATTCATTGTCGACAATCTGTAATCTTATttacggcggactaaatctagcttacggacaaaataaaatattaccAAATTTACCAATACCAACGCActgtatattagctctactaccactaccatcactaccaccaccactaccaccaccactaccaccaccactaccaccaccactaccaccactactaccaccaccaccactaccactaccactaccaatACAGCACTACCACTCAgtactattactattactattactactactattactactactattaccactactattactactactattaccaCTATTAATTTAATGAATAttattgattatatataaaataaaactaCTATCTTAAATctttaataataaatattctatataatagtatattttagagctttattaaatctatatcttAAAGTGCGTGGCAGTCGTGGCCGAATGTAAAACAGCGAGATTTCGGTAAAAAATCTGATAATCCGAAGTTTTGTCCGttagctagatttagtccgccgtacTTATTGGTAGATGACAACCGCTGCTTGGCGCCCACCGCCGATAAGATCGACCGAAAGGGCGTTTATGACACCTGagcttcatttctttcaaatTGTCGTCGGGCGATGCGACAGCCAACGCTATACGACAAATTGGAAAGATGGTGGAACTAGGGATCTCCTTTGGAACGTATGTATTCTAGACATCCAGGAATAATATTGTTGACGTATTTATTGGCTGACACTGACCTATCATAGCATCAAATCtctcttgatcttcttcgcaCCGATCATTTTACCTCGTATCGTCAACTTCTACCGGAGTACGCGAGTCGCATTAGCATCACGTCCAGCGCCTCGGGCTCTCCCTCAGGATGCATCGCGTGCCCTGaatgttctcttctttgcgatcatcttcttcttacTCCTTAGCCTACCGTTTAACCCCCATGCGCCGAGCCCAAACATCTTCACTCTGACACGTTCACGCCTCAATACTCCAACGGACGTCGTATTCAATCGGCTGGCGCGCTATAGACCAGAGAACACATTGACAGACGCAGACACACTACTACGGTCCAAGTTTACGTCGCTGGGGGCCAGAAAGGTGTACCTACGTTTTGGGCCAGAAACGTTGACAGGATGTCAGTTCTGCTCGCTTGACAATATAAACACCTACCTCCTATATTATCTTCCCTTTCACACACTACTTCCACATCTCTTCCACATGGTGATAGTGGGCTTGGTTACGTCGGCACCGTTCGCAGGTCGAGAGGCGGCAGGCTGGCGCAACAAGTTCACGATGGCGGGCATCGCTCTGGCTACCCTAGATGCTTACATCGTATTTACTTACGATCCAGTGCAGTCAGCGTCCGCTGCTGTACGGGCTGGTATCAGTCCGCCATCGAGTTTGTACCATCAGATCACCCTGTTGCGCCCCTTGGCGTTTGCGATCTTTGACGGCATCTGCTCTTTCTTGATTTACGTGACGGCCACCCaccgtttcttcttcaccccTCCCTCCCAAGCGGAACAAGTGGATCAGTTGGTGGGCTCATCCCTGTCGGCTCTGTCTGGAGCCACTGCGAAGCTCCACGCCGTGAACGTGGCTCGCAATGCGGTTGTCAGGGACAAAGTGTTGAAAGACCGAGATGATGCATATTGGCGGGCAGTTGTTGCGATGAACGCGGACACCACTAAGGCCGACGGTGGAGGTCTGTCGACTAATAtctgggaggaagaagaagtggtgCGAGCTATGTCGCGGGCGATGGCAGGTGAAGGAGGAGTAGATTTGGCCAAGTTGGGTGTTAGCGCGGCGGAATATGTCAATGGAGTGACGGCCGACTTGGATAATGATGCTGAGCCTCATGAGAAATCATAGTATTTGTTGTAGTGGATATTCCATAGTTAAATGCGCCatataaatatatgtacattATTATTTTACCACCGGCGTTATGAAGAGTGGAATGAAATACAAAGAATAGCAAGTTTAGATCTTCAAAATTTGCATCACGATTGTCCATGCTACGTAGCTGGTCTGGCAACACTCCCCGCATCGTcttgagaggaagagagggtcAGGTGGTTTCCCTTAGTGCAGTACTTTAAAACCCTAAATTCCAAATGATGGGCCGTTCACTATTCCTCCAGGGTCGTAGCACTAGGCGTTAGATAACCAGATGACCCGAACAATCGTACATTAGTCGTGGACCAAGCGAAACGGAACAGCCTCTAGAAAGAGCGTGTGTAGAGAACGACGACGACCATTGGGGAAAGCCGTGCGGAGGTTGGGAACCTTGAGGTGATGGGATTTTCACAGGCGGTGTACTCTGGCACACTGGTggtggtacggagtacttccCTGATACTTCAGGTCTTTAGGTAGAGCCAGAGTAATCCCATGTACTGCATACGTAACTGGCTGTGGGCCGTCCCTCTTGTGAAACACTCCcctcatctccctccttctctttctctctgtctctttttttaattcttttttttttttttttttttttttggttttttcCCCCTCTAATTTTTATCGTTTAGGGTTTCCTCTCTATATCTCGTTTCTCTTCTGGGTTGAAAACGAGAAGTTgattctctttcctttggatTATCGATCtataaattttaaaaataaatgatcCCGACCGGTCTGGCACCACGGTCCCGTCCCTTGATCTGCCTGAGACTCCAGGCATTCCAGCCCAgccaaacccaacaaaaaGAGGTACCCGCAGCGGAACCGCGGGTTCAAGTAACTACTGCTTAACCGCGACGGAACAGTGGTCGGGAACCACTCTCGCCCGCTTCTCTACCCTGtcctttccattttcctctttgttgGTTCCGCCATTGGTGCAGAACAGTTATCGTTCTTGCTAGGCATTTTAGGATCCTTGATCCTCCAACACTTGAGTCTTCTCGTCATGACCAAAGAAGCGCCGTCGCAGTCGGTCACAGAGCTCAATGCCTGTGTTTCCACGGGCCACCGCCCTGCCGTGAAAGAAACCACGTTCCGAGAATGGGTAGTTGACAATCAAATCGGTACGTATGAATGATTCGATCCTATCCTTTGTTTGGCTTGCTTGCTCCTTCGACTGCCGTCTATGTGGTTTCTATGCGTGGACTTCTAGAGAGCAGAACAAACAGTGGCATTGTCTTTGCTAACGGTCGG
The sequence above is a segment of the Aspergillus oryzae RIB40 DNA, chromosome 3 genome. Coding sequences within it:
- a CDS encoding 4F5 domain protein (TPR repeat); its protein translation is MAQLSSQLEIVVSMTEAESASLIKSTATEQCPEDSEVDELAELLEHLPLAIVQAMSFIQENALTVGEYIELYNDSDETRMDLLCEPFETLGRDTEVSNALATTLMVSINHIKERDTKVIGVLSLPAFLDHSHIPKSLLQKQLKKALDLVKTLGTLKTLSLITPSRDKDSFSLHRLVQLVLRKWLIIKDDFEEKAIQAMDILLERSLSTLRFIPELHGEGLKKRRLHLQEGIAYCLWSQGRCNEAEELDILILEEKKQYFGRDHPETLESMASLASTYQNQGRWSEAEALDMYIVETRKKLLGPRHNLTLTSMANLASAYEYLGRLQEAETLRVEVLEERKSNFGEEHDSTIGAMASLGALYLDLGKMESAEVLIRRSWSWRKNYGSGHQVTWLSAGTMAQLYRAQGEFQKAEDLSIETIRTIESALGPNHSLAGKQDSVPYDMLARKDRLATIYWNKGLVRESEILERELFKESIQKLGQRHSLTLKCKYSVAVILNRHGREAEAIQLLVETTNNEEVLGPFHENTLTSIGTLSEWCGADKAISMLLEAQEARDKYSHVTVAWESIVNLLQQMELGSCESEYLLCKGQSSEPKIKWIPAEPSMTLKTANSLSGTQYQQKKESDAEIMRRKQANADAAKAGSDKKK
- a CDS encoding uncharacterized protein (predicted protein), which gives rise to MSAAAQYYYVSVVAVHGLNPKNKVNHAERTWESNGKLWLEDFLPNKLPRARTMLFGYKSNVSIESSSAGVREQAQNLLIQLGLERKTFACASETCGNEISNSWSA
- a CDS encoding uncharacterized protein (predicted protein) is translated as MLEVQAGWEAPAIKANLLLRPGTLSTTTTITTTTTTTTTTTTTTTTTTTTTTTTTTTTTTTNTALPLSTITITITTTITTTITTTITTTITTINLMNIIDYI
- a CDS encoding uncharacterized protein (predicted protein), which encodes MVELGISFGTIKSLLIFFAPIILPRIVNFYRSTRVALASRPAPRALPQDASRALNVLFFAIIFFLLLSLPFNPHAPSPNIFTLTRSRLNTPTDVVFNRLARYRPENTLTDADTLLRSKFTSLGARKVYLRFGPETLTGCQFCSLDNINTYLLYYLPFHTLLPHLFHMVIVGLVTSAPFAGREAAGWRNKFTMAGIALATLDAYIVFTYDPVQSASAAVRAGISPPSSLYHQITLLRPLAFAIFDGICSFLIYVTATHRFFFTPPSQAEQVDQLVGSSLSALSGATAKLHAVNVARNAVVRDKVLKDRDDAYWRAVVAMNADTTKADGGGLSTNIWEEEEVVRAMSRAMAGEGGVDLAKLGVSAAEYVNGVTADLDNDAEPHEKS